A region of Streptomyces sp. WMMC500 DNA encodes the following proteins:
- a CDS encoding helicase-associated domain-containing protein, with the protein MTTGNPARTLAEELRARPDTALAGLLRARPDLLTPVPGDLTQLATRAGTRASVVRALERLDRFTQQTAQALAVAPDPCPYDALAGLMGDEPDTAAALPRAVAELRTQALVWGDEQRLRLVRTARELLTPQASGSPTGLGPAAAEAAMGMSPGRLQQVLANAGLPATHDPVSAVESLTALFSDPKRMADLLDQAPPDAVTVLGRLTWGPPYGTVSAQPPAHVRWLLDRGLLLPTAPGSVLLPREVALYLRDGRAHRSVAAVPPEPVAAGSYGTRVVDATAAGQAAVAVETVEELLGQWATASPPVLRAGGLAVRDLKRTATALDVAEPQAAFWVELAYAAGLLASDGETDERYAPTPAYDEWLALPAAERWAALAAAWLAATRTAGLVGGRDGKGRALSALGEGLDRGAAPEVRRAVLRLLAGLPEGTAATADSVVARLRWERPPRGGGPAEGEEEDLRTRLARWTLEEAESLGVTGRGALAAHGRALLTPPPKTYAEAPEAGAGAAEAGAGARGTDAGAAEAGAGARGTDAEAPETGARAPGTDAEAPETGAGTPGTDAGARETDAEAPKAGAKAPETDAETPETAAEAPETDSAAPATNAPTPRPPHTRPRVGRPTDTHAAPPPLTSADAGSPAEAHAAALRAAGALAPHLPPPVDHVLLQADLTAIAPGPLKRELADVLGVLAEVESKGGATVYRFTQGSVRRALDTGRSAAELHDFLAAHSRTPVPQPLSYLIDDIARKHGRLRIGAAGAYLRCDDDALLAEILADRRSAELRLRHLAPTVLVSPTPPDVLLARLREMGYAPAAESPDGAVLVARAAAHRTPPRTAPAPVPDGPPVPDATLLAAAVRAVRAGDRAATAPLRPGPGTPQAGEEAREAAQAPDTPPAPGAGTPPPGGLPRTSSAETLAVLQAAVLGNAAVWIGYVNADGAASQRVIAPVRVEGGYVTAYDHTADEVRTYPLHRITGAAELADDPT; encoded by the coding sequence ATGACGACCGGCAACCCCGCCCGGACCCTCGCCGAGGAACTCCGCGCCCGACCGGACACCGCCCTGGCCGGGCTGCTCCGCGCCCGGCCCGATCTGCTCACCCCGGTGCCGGGTGACCTCACCCAGCTCGCCACCCGCGCCGGCACCCGCGCCTCCGTCGTCCGCGCGCTCGAACGGCTCGACCGGTTCACGCAGCAGACCGCCCAGGCGCTCGCGGTCGCGCCGGACCCGTGCCCGTACGACGCGCTGGCCGGGCTGATGGGCGACGAGCCCGACACCGCGGCCGCGCTGCCGCGCGCCGTCGCGGAGCTGCGGACGCAGGCGCTGGTGTGGGGGGACGAGCAGCGGCTGCGGCTGGTGCGTACGGCGCGGGAGTTGCTGACGCCGCAGGCGTCCGGGTCGCCGACCGGCCTGGGGCCGGCCGCGGCGGAGGCGGCCATGGGGATGTCGCCGGGGCGGCTGCAGCAAGTACTGGCGAACGCGGGGCTGCCGGCAACTCATGACCCCGTCTCCGCGGTGGAGTCCCTGACCGCACTGTTCAGCGACCCGAAGCGGATGGCGGACCTGCTGGACCAGGCGCCGCCGGACGCGGTCACGGTCCTGGGACGGCTGACGTGGGGGCCGCCGTACGGGACGGTCTCGGCGCAGCCGCCGGCGCATGTGCGGTGGCTGCTGGACCGGGGGCTGTTGCTGCCGACGGCGCCGGGGAGCGTGCTGCTGCCGCGCGAGGTCGCGCTGTACCTGCGCGACGGGCGGGCGCACCGGAGCGTGGCGGCGGTGCCGCCGGAGCCGGTGGCGGCCGGGTCGTACGGGACGCGGGTGGTGGACGCGACGGCCGCGGGGCAGGCGGCGGTGGCGGTGGAGACGGTCGAGGAGCTCCTCGGCCAGTGGGCGACCGCGAGCCCGCCGGTGCTGCGGGCGGGAGGTCTGGCCGTACGGGACCTGAAGCGGACGGCGACGGCGCTGGACGTCGCGGAGCCGCAGGCGGCGTTCTGGGTGGAACTGGCCTACGCGGCGGGCCTGCTGGCCTCGGACGGGGAGACGGACGAGCGCTACGCGCCGACGCCGGCGTACGACGAGTGGCTGGCGCTGCCCGCGGCCGAGCGGTGGGCGGCGCTGGCGGCGGCGTGGCTGGCGGCGACGCGGACAGCGGGGCTGGTCGGCGGCCGGGACGGTAAGGGCCGGGCGCTGTCGGCGCTCGGCGAGGGACTGGACCGGGGCGCGGCACCGGAGGTACGCCGCGCGGTGCTGCGGCTCCTCGCGGGGCTGCCGGAGGGCACGGCGGCGACGGCGGACTCGGTGGTGGCGCGGCTGCGCTGGGAGCGCCCGCCGCGCGGGGGCGGCCCGGCGGAGGGCGAGGAGGAGGACCTGCGCACGCGGCTGGCCCGCTGGACGCTGGAGGAGGCGGAGTCGCTGGGCGTCACGGGCCGCGGCGCGCTGGCCGCCCACGGCCGCGCGCTGCTGACGCCGCCGCCGAAGACGTACGCCGAAGCGCCGGAGGCGGGCGCGGGGGCCGCGGAGGCGGGCGCGGGGGCACGGGGGACGGACGCAGGGGCCGCGGAGGCGGGCGCGGGGGCACGGGGGACGGACGCAGAGGCCCCGGAGACGGGCGCAAGGGCCCCAGGGACGGATGCAGAGGCCCCGGAGACGGGCGCAGGGACCCCAGGGACGGACGCAGGGGCACGGGAGACCGACGCCGAAGCGCCGAAGGCCGGTGCCAAAGCACCGGAGACCGATGCCGAAACGCCGGAGACGGCCGCCGAGGCACCGGAGACGGACTCCGCAGCCCCGGCGACGAACGCCCCGACCCCCCGTCCCCCTCACACCCGCCCAAGGGTAGGCCGCCCCACTGACACGCACGCCGCTCCACCGCCCCTGACCAGCGCCGACGCCGGGTCCCCCGCCGAGGCCCACGCCGCCGCACTCCGGGCCGCCGGCGCGCTCGCACCGCACCTGCCGCCGCCCGTCGACCACGTACTGCTGCAGGCCGACCTCACCGCCATCGCGCCCGGCCCCCTCAAGCGCGAACTCGCCGACGTGCTCGGCGTCCTCGCCGAGGTCGAGTCGAAGGGCGGCGCCACCGTCTACCGCTTCACCCAAGGCTCCGTACGCCGCGCGCTCGACACCGGGCGGTCAGCCGCCGAGCTGCACGACTTCCTCGCCGCCCACTCCCGCACCCCCGTGCCGCAGCCGCTCAGCTACCTCATCGACGACATCGCCCGCAAGCACGGCCGTCTGCGGATCGGCGCCGCCGGCGCGTACCTGCGCTGCGACGACGACGCGCTCCTCGCCGAGATCCTCGCCGACCGGCGCTCCGCCGAGCTGCGGCTGCGCCATCTCGCGCCCACCGTCCTCGTCTCCCCCACCCCGCCCGACGTGCTGCTGGCCCGGCTCCGCGAGATGGGCTACGCCCCCGCGGCCGAGTCGCCGGACGGCGCCGTCCTCGTCGCCCGCGCCGCCGCGCACCGCACCCCGCCCCGGACGGCGCCGGCGCCCGTCCCCGACGGCCCGCCCGTTCCGGACGCCACCCTCCTCGCGGCGGCCGTCCGCGCCGTACGGGCCGGTGACCGCGCCGCCACCGCCCCCCTCCGCCCGGGCCCCGGCACCCCGCAGGCCGGGGAAGAAGCCCGGGAAGCCGCGCAAGCCCCGGACACCCCGCCGGCCCCGGGAGCCGGCACCCCGCCCCCCGGCGGCCTCCCCCGCACCTCCTCCGCCGAGACCCTCGCCGTCCTCCAGGCCGCCGTCCTCGGCAACGCCGCCGTCTGGATCGGCTACGTCAACGCCGACGGCGCCGCCAGCCAGCGCGTCATCGCCCCCGTCCGCGTCGAGGGCGGCTACGTCACCGCGTACGACCACACCGCCGACGAGGTGCGCACCTACCCCCTGCACCGCATCACCGGCGCCGCGGAACTCGCCGACGACCCCACATGA
- a CDS encoding DUF3027 domain-containing protein has translation MSPANSPAQTTAVRGAAVRGRVTPDQQCADAVGLARAAAEEAAGAEQIGEHIGVTADDTRVVTHLFECRLPGYRGWRWAVTVARASRARTVTLDETVLLPGPDALLAPEWVPWHERLRPGDLGPGDLLPAEDEDLRLEPGLAVGEEELEPAVPGAPAAAATEGAEGAERAEGAEGPDAEAVAEAAPSGGVPRRAEIAAIADELGMTRHRVLSRYGLHTAADRWEDEFGPKTPMAQAAPASCVSCGFLMPLAGSLRRAFGVCANEFAPADGHVVSLAYGCGAHSEAALMPKPVEPAPPVLDTMGADPT, from the coding sequence ATGAGTCCTGCGAACAGCCCCGCCCAGACGACCGCCGTGCGCGGCGCCGCGGTACGCGGCCGCGTCACCCCCGACCAGCAGTGCGCCGACGCCGTCGGCCTCGCCCGCGCGGCGGCCGAGGAGGCCGCGGGCGCCGAGCAGATCGGCGAGCACATCGGCGTCACCGCGGACGACACCCGTGTGGTGACCCACCTCTTCGAGTGCCGGCTGCCCGGCTACCGCGGCTGGCGCTGGGCGGTGACCGTCGCGCGGGCGTCCCGCGCGCGGACGGTGACGCTGGACGAAACGGTGCTGCTGCCGGGACCGGACGCGCTGCTGGCGCCGGAGTGGGTGCCGTGGCACGAGCGGCTGCGCCCCGGCGACCTCGGCCCGGGCGACCTGCTGCCCGCGGAGGACGAGGACCTGCGGCTGGAGCCGGGCCTCGCGGTGGGCGAGGAGGAGCTGGAGCCGGCCGTGCCCGGCGCCCCCGCGGCGGCTGCCACCGAGGGCGCGGAAGGCGCCGAGCGTGCCGAGGGCGCGGAGGGCCCCGACGCCGAAGCGGTCGCCGAGGCGGCGCCGTCCGGCGGCGTACCGCGGCGCGCGGAGATCGCCGCCATCGCCGACGAACTGGGCATGACCCGCCACCGCGTGCTCTCCCGCTACGGGCTGCACACCGCCGCGGACCGCTGGGAGGACGAGTTCGGGCCCAAGACGCCGATGGCGCAGGCCGCGCCGGCGTCGTGCGTGAGCTGCGGCTTCCTGATGCCGCTCGCGGGCTCGCTGCGCCGCGCCTTCGGCGTCTGCGCGAACGAGTTCGCCCCGGCGGACGGGCACGTGGTCTCGCTCGCGTACGGCTGCGGGGCCCACTCGGAGGCGGCGCTGATGCCGAAGCCGGTGGAGCCGGCGCCGCCGGTGCTGGACACGATGGGCGCGGACCCGACGTAG
- a CDS encoding MFS transporter: MRPAGFSPYGPACGHYGEVVEDRTAPVTGPLQQAGRAVGRAVRRPVVGAGRRIRRATHAQGAGESGLGRLMELHMVNAAGDMMITIALASTVFFSVPTDEARGRVALYLAITMAPFALLAPVVGPLLDRIPHGRRAAMAGTMLARALLALVLSGAVKTGDLSLYPAALGVLVCSKSYGVVRSAVVPRVLPRRISLVKANSRVTLAGLLATGIAAPVGGLLHFIGPGFPLYGAMVIFGFGVILAFRMPPVVDSARGEGKARLASGDDGRLPSSPKPGLRSVGPSVLYALQANSALRVLSGLMTLFLAFLLRDNPPGGLRPELTLGMAAVAAGTGNALGSVIGSWLRARGPEKLIAVLLSLALTTTVLAAVFYSLPAVICVAAMAGFAQSLAKLSLDALIQRDVPEYVRTSAFARSETVIQLSWVAGGAIGILLPLNGVGGMAACAAVVAAGLAATVRGLLTAARRGTPHPRVA, translated from the coding sequence ATGCGCCCCGCGGGGTTCTCGCCCTACGGTCCCGCATGCGGGCACTATGGCGAGGTGGTCGAAGACCGGACGGCTCCCGTGACCGGTCCGCTGCAGCAGGCGGGCCGGGCGGTCGGGCGTGCGGTGCGCCGGCCGGTCGTCGGCGCGGGCCGGCGGATCCGCCGGGCCACGCACGCGCAGGGGGCGGGGGAGTCGGGCCTCGGGCGGCTGATGGAGCTGCACATGGTCAACGCCGCCGGGGACATGATGATCACCATCGCGCTGGCGTCGACGGTGTTCTTCTCCGTACCGACGGACGAGGCACGCGGCCGGGTCGCGCTCTACCTGGCCATAACGATGGCGCCGTTCGCCCTGCTCGCCCCCGTCGTCGGCCCGCTGCTGGACCGGATCCCGCACGGCCGGCGCGCGGCCATGGCCGGCACGATGCTGGCGCGTGCGCTGCTGGCGCTGGTGCTGTCGGGCGCGGTGAAGACCGGGGACCTGAGCCTGTATCCGGCGGCGCTCGGAGTGCTGGTGTGCTCCAAGTCGTACGGGGTGGTCCGCTCGGCCGTCGTGCCGCGGGTGCTGCCGCGGCGCATCTCGCTGGTGAAGGCCAACAGCCGGGTGACGCTCGCCGGCCTGCTCGCCACCGGCATCGCCGCGCCCGTCGGCGGGCTGCTGCACTTCATCGGCCCCGGCTTCCCGCTGTACGGGGCCATGGTCATCTTCGGCTTCGGCGTCATCCTGGCGTTCCGGATGCCGCCCGTCGTCGACTCCGCGCGCGGCGAGGGCAAGGCGCGGCTGGCGTCGGGCGACGACGGCCGGCTGCCGTCGTCGCCGAAGCCGGGGCTGCGCTCGGTCGGCCCCTCCGTGCTGTACGCGCTGCAGGCCAACTCCGCGCTGCGCGTGCTGTCGGGGCTGATGACGCTGTTCCTGGCCTTCCTGCTGCGCGACAACCCGCCGGGCGGCCTGCGGCCGGAGCTGACGCTCGGCATGGCGGCGGTCGCCGCCGGCACCGGCAACGCGCTGGGCTCGGTCATCGGCTCCTGGCTGCGTGCCCGCGGGCCGGAGAAGCTGATCGCCGTACTGCTGTCGCTCGCCCTGACCACGACGGTGCTGGCGGCGGTCTTCTACTCGCTGCCGGCGGTGATCTGCGTCGCGGCGATGGCGGGGTTCGCCCAGTCGCTGGCGAAGCTGTCGCTGGACGCGCTGATCCAGCGGGACGTACCGGAGTACGTGCGCACGTCGGCGTTCGCGCGCTCCGAGACCGTCATCCAGTTGTCGTGGGTCGCGGGCGGCGCGATCGGCATCCTGCTGCCGCTGAACGGGGTCGGCGGGATGGCCGCGTGCGCGGCCGTCGTCGCCGCGGGGCTGGCGGCGACCGTACGAGGGCTGCTCACCGCCGCCCGCCGCGGCACGCCGCACCCGCGCGTCGCCTGA
- a CDS encoding futalosine hydrolase: protein MGGARGAGPGPGARVLVIVAVAAEAEAVARADRGYDVVVGGVGPAAAAAGAATALAAASVPYDLVIAAGIGGGFAGVAPVGAVVVADEIVAADLGAETPDGFASVTELGFGTVAYRPPPETARTAAEATGAVLGTVLTVSTVTGSAERAAALLLRHPGAAAEAMEGFGVAEAAARHGVPVMEIRAVSNAVGPRDRAAWRIPEALTALTAAFTALPGFPPRPATSPGPSSGPRAVAPVHPPHSRPRVGRPSDNAAPPP, encoded by the coding sequence TTGGGTGGCGCTCGCGGGGCCGGGCCGGGGCCCGGGGCGCGGGTGCTGGTGATCGTCGCCGTCGCCGCCGAGGCCGAGGCCGTCGCGCGGGCCGACCGCGGCTACGACGTCGTGGTCGGCGGCGTGGGACCCGCTGCCGCCGCCGCGGGCGCCGCCACCGCGCTGGCCGCGGCCTCCGTGCCGTACGACCTCGTCATCGCCGCCGGGATCGGCGGCGGCTTCGCGGGCGTCGCGCCCGTGGGCGCGGTGGTCGTGGCGGACGAGATCGTGGCCGCGGACCTGGGGGCGGAGACGCCGGACGGGTTCGCGTCCGTCACGGAGCTGGGCTTCGGCACCGTCGCGTACCGCCCGCCGCCGGAGACCGCGCGGACGGCGGCGGAGGCGACCGGCGCGGTGCTGGGTACCGTGCTGACCGTGTCCACCGTCACGGGCTCCGCCGAGCGGGCCGCCGCGCTGCTGCTGCGCCATCCGGGCGCCGCGGCCGAGGCGATGGAGGGGTTCGGCGTCGCCGAGGCCGCCGCCCGGCACGGCGTCCCGGTCATGGAGATCCGCGCGGTGTCCAACGCCGTGGGCCCCCGCGACCGCGCCGCCTGGCGTATCCCGGAGGCACTGACAGCCCTGACGGCCGCCTTCACGGCCCTCCCCGGCTTCCCCCCGCGCCCGGCGACTTCCCCCGGCCCGTCCTCCGGCCCCCGAGCCGTCGCCCCCGTACATCCCCCGCACTCCCGCCCAAGGGTAGGCCGCCCCTCTGACAACGCCGCGCCGCCGCCGTAG
- a CDS encoding 1,4-dihydroxy-6-naphthoate synthase, protein MTSPNTPANPLRIAYSPCPNDTFVFHAWAHGLVPGAPPLDVTFADIHLTNGMAAHGELDVLKISYAALPYVLDRYALLPCGGALGRACGPLVLTAGARNPGDLAGRTVAVPSERSTAYLLFRLWAAAEVPGGVGEVVVMPFHEIMPAVRDGKVDAGLVIHEARFTYQGYGLHCLADMGEHWEATTGLPIPLGAIVARRDLGAETLHALAAATRASVRMAWEDPEASRAYVREHAQEMDPAVADQHIGLYVNEFTADLGEDGYAAVRGLLTRAAAEGLVPPVPPDALAFPQRPAAP, encoded by the coding sequence ATGACCTCGCCGAACACCCCCGCGAACCCGCTCCGGATCGCCTACTCCCCATGCCCCAACGACACCTTCGTCTTCCACGCCTGGGCCCACGGCCTCGTCCCCGGCGCCCCGCCCCTCGACGTCACCTTCGCCGACATCCACCTCACCAACGGCATGGCCGCACACGGCGAGCTCGACGTGCTCAAGATCTCGTACGCCGCCCTCCCCTACGTCCTCGACCGCTACGCCCTCCTCCCCTGCGGCGGCGCCCTCGGCCGGGCCTGCGGGCCGCTGGTGCTGACCGCCGGCGCGCGGAACCCCGGCGATCTCGCCGGCCGTACCGTCGCCGTCCCGAGCGAGCGGTCGACCGCCTACCTGCTCTTCCGCCTCTGGGCCGCGGCCGAGGTGCCGGGCGGGGTCGGCGAGGTCGTCGTCATGCCGTTCCACGAGATCATGCCCGCCGTCCGCGACGGCAAGGTCGACGCCGGGCTCGTCATCCACGAGGCCCGCTTCACCTATCAGGGTTACGGCCTGCACTGCCTCGCCGACATGGGCGAGCACTGGGAGGCCACCACCGGCCTGCCCATCCCCCTCGGCGCCATCGTCGCCCGCCGCGACCTGGGCGCGGAGACGCTGCACGCGCTCGCCGCCGCGACCCGTGCCTCGGTGCGGATGGCGTGGGAGGACCCGGAGGCTTCGCGCGCGTACGTGCGGGAGCACGCGCAGGAGATGGACCCCGCGGTGGCGGACCAGCACATCGGGCTGTACGTCAACGAGTTCACGGCCGACCTCGGCGAGGACGGCTACGCGGCCGTGCGCGGCCTGCTCACCCGGGCGGCGGCGGAGGGTCTGGTGCCGCCCGTCCCCCCGGACGCACTGGCGTTCCCCCAGCGGCCGGCGGCCCCGTAG
- a CDS encoding cold-shock protein, with amino-acid sequence MPTGKVKWFNSEKGFGFLSRDDGGDVFVHSSVLPDGVETLRPGQRVEFGVVAGQRGDQALSVTLLDPTPSVAAAQRRKPDELASIVQDLTTLLESVTQQLERGRYPDKTHGRKIAGMLRAVADQLDV; translated from the coding sequence GTGCCTACCGGCAAAGTCAAGTGGTTCAACAGCGAGAAGGGCTTCGGCTTCCTCTCCCGCGACGACGGCGGTGACGTCTTCGTGCACTCGTCGGTGCTGCCGGACGGGGTGGAGACGCTCCGGCCGGGTCAGCGCGTCGAGTTCGGCGTGGTGGCCGGGCAGCGCGGCGACCAGGCGCTGTCCGTGACGCTGCTGGACCCCACCCCGTCGGTCGCGGCCGCGCAGCGGCGCAAGCCGGACGAGCTGGCGTCGATCGTGCAGGACCTGACCACGCTGCTGGAGAGCGTGACGCAGCAGCTCGAACGCGGCCGGTACCCGGACAAGACACACGGCCGCAAGATCGCCGGGATGCTCCGGGCCGTCGCCGACCAGTTGGACGTCTGA
- a CDS encoding haloacid dehalogenase-like hydrolase, which translates to MPTPSAPPSFTVGFDLDMTLIDSRPGIKAVYEALVAETGVYVDTDLVTSRLGPPVESELANWFPADRVAALGDRYRALYPDHGITPTTALPGAAAALAAVRAAGGRALVVTAKSRPLAKLHIDHLGLAPDAVVGGLWADAKAEALTEYGASAYVGDHVGDVAGARAARVLSVAVATGPCPAEELRAAGADVVLPDLTAFPGWLAEHRAGARG; encoded by the coding sequence GTGCCTACTCCCTCCGCGCCGCCGTCTTTCACGGTCGGCTTCGACCTGGACATGACCCTCATCGACTCCCGGCCGGGGATCAAGGCGGTGTACGAGGCGCTCGTCGCCGAGACCGGCGTGTACGTCGACACCGACCTGGTGACGTCCCGCCTCGGCCCGCCGGTGGAGAGCGAGCTGGCTAACTGGTTCCCCGCGGACCGCGTGGCCGCCCTCGGCGACCGGTACCGCGCCCTCTACCCCGACCACGGCATCACCCCCACCACCGCCCTGCCCGGCGCCGCCGCGGCCCTGGCGGCGGTGCGGGCGGCGGGCGGCCGGGCCCTCGTGGTCACGGCCAAGAGCCGGCCGCTGGCGAAGCTGCACATCGACCACCTGGGCCTGGCCCCGGACGCGGTGGTCGGCGGGCTGTGGGCGGACGCGAAGGCGGAGGCGCTGACGGAGTACGGGGCGTCGGCGTACGTCGGCGACCACGTCGGCGACGTCGCGGGGGCGCGGGCGGCGCGGGTGCTGTCGGTGGCGGTGGCCACGGGGCCGTGCCCGGCGGAGGAGCTGCGGGCGGCGGGGGCGGATGTCGTCCTGCCGGATCTGACGGCGTTCCCGGGGTGGCTGGCGGAGCACCGGGCGGGGGCGCGCGGCTGA
- a CDS encoding 2-oxoglutarate and iron-dependent oxygenase domain-containing protein: protein MSNSPVDLVDLGTWRSGGPDERRQLLDRLDASLRGTGFVMVTGHGVDPALRAAVRAAARTAFALPPDVKAGYANEGDGGWTRPGGISAGAVRDAESPPDLVELWSFYPHHPGVWPAEVPALREPVEEYLRQMRRLSRELLELLAAALGEPSDFLTRYDTDAAWQCTINWYGSRQQTGTPRPGQFRLGAHQDWDLMAVLDRQHGQGCLQVRTDPSDAADAADPEDGWEDAPYHPEADALTVNLGELGAMWSGGRWQAGWHRVLPPPADAPAEQLMSLVWFYNPGPDTPMPPAAEARGESSATVGAFLDERLQAILLS from the coding sequence ATGAGCAACTCTCCCGTCGACCTCGTCGACCTCGGCACGTGGCGGTCCGGCGGCCCGGACGAGCGGCGGCAACTCCTCGACCGGCTCGACGCGTCGCTGCGCGGGACCGGCTTCGTGATGGTCACGGGACACGGCGTGGACCCCGCCCTGCGCGCGGCCGTCAGGGCCGCCGCCCGTACGGCCTTCGCGCTGCCGCCCGACGTCAAGGCCGGCTACGCCAACGAGGGCGACGGCGGCTGGACCCGCCCCGGCGGCATCTCCGCGGGCGCCGTCCGGGACGCCGAGAGCCCGCCGGACCTCGTGGAGCTGTGGAGCTTCTACCCGCACCACCCGGGCGTGTGGCCGGCCGAGGTGCCCGCGCTGCGGGAGCCGGTCGAGGAGTATCTGCGCCAGATGCGGCGCCTGTCGCGCGAACTGCTCGAACTCCTCGCCGCCGCGCTCGGCGAACCTTCCGACTTCCTCACCCGTTACGACACGGACGCCGCCTGGCAGTGCACCATCAACTGGTACGGAAGCAGGCAGCAGACCGGCACCCCGCGCCCGGGGCAGTTCCGCCTCGGCGCGCACCAGGACTGGGACCTGATGGCCGTGCTCGACCGCCAGCACGGGCAGGGCTGCCTCCAGGTCCGCACGGACCCGTCAGACGCCGCGGACGCCGCGGACCCGGAGGACGGCTGGGAGGACGCCCCGTACCACCCCGAGGCCGACGCCCTGACCGTCAACCTCGGCGAGCTGGGCGCCATGTGGAGCGGCGGGCGCTGGCAGGCGGGCTGGCACCGCGTGCTGCCCCCGCCCGCGGACGCGCCGGCGGAACAGCTCATGTCGCTGGTCTGGTTCTACAACCCCGGCCCGGACACGCCCATGCCGCCGGCCGCGGAGGCACGGGGGGAGAGCAGCGCGACCGTGGGCGCGTTCCTGGACGAACGGCTGCAGGCCATCCTCCTGTCCTGA